A window of the Tunturibacter empetritectus genome harbors these coding sequences:
- a CDS encoding site-2 protease family protein yields the protein MNQEVVLIVFQVVVLVLAFSIHESAHAWTAWRLGDPTAKMLGRVTLNPLKHLDPFGSVLMPLLALVYHWPLIGWAKPTPVTARNFKNYRRDDILVTLAGPVSNLLSATVALLLLVLIKHLVPGGILAIGTAMALASHIPGIATDNLPALFPIALFLYFVILINLLLFVFNLIPIPPLDGSHVLRHFLPYRVLQVYDRFAMFGMILLFLVGGSFIFGVFFTPLLNTFNHILFTL from the coding sequence ATGAATCAGGAAGTTGTCCTCATCGTCTTTCAGGTCGTCGTTCTGGTCCTGGCGTTCAGCATCCACGAGTCGGCCCACGCCTGGACCGCCTGGCGTCTCGGCGATCCCACCGCCAAGATGCTCGGGCGCGTCACGCTCAATCCCCTCAAGCACCTTGACCCCTTCGGCTCTGTCCTCATGCCGCTGCTGGCCCTGGTCTATCACTGGCCGCTCATCGGCTGGGCCAAGCCGACTCCGGTGACCGCGCGCAACTTCAAGAACTACAGACGCGATGACATCCTCGTCACCCTCGCAGGACCTGTCAGCAACCTGCTCTCGGCTACCGTCGCGCTCCTCCTTCTTGTGCTCATCAAACACCTTGTCCCTGGCGGAATTCTCGCGATCGGCACCGCGATGGCGCTGGCTTCGCACATCCCCGGCATCGCTACCGACAATCTTCCGGCGCTCTTTCCCATCGCGCTCTTTCTCTACTTTGTCATCCTGATCAATCTGCTGCTCTTTGTTTTCAATCTCATTCCGATCCCGCCGCTCGACGGAAGCCACGTTCTACGGCACTTCCTGCCTTACAGGGTCCTTCAGGTCTATGACCGCTTCGCCATGTTCGGCATGATCCTTCTGTTTCTGGTGGGCGGAAGCTTCATCTTTGGCGTCTTCTTCACTCCGCTTTTGAACACCTTCAACCACATTCTGTTCACCTTGTAG
- the msrA gene encoding peptide-methionine (S)-S-oxide reductase MsrA, with translation MAIEKAVFGAGCFWGVEARFGEITGVIDTVVGYEGGDLEHPTYKEVCTDRTGHAEVVQVTYDPSRVSYETLLDAFFALHDPTQVNRQGPDWGTQYRSVIFTHTNEHFAQARAKIAELSAAGSYRKPIATQVVPSTNFWKAEEYHQRYLEKRGMVSCHI, from the coding sequence GTGGCAATCGAAAAAGCAGTATTTGGAGCAGGATGTTTTTGGGGAGTTGAAGCCCGTTTTGGCGAGATCACAGGTGTTATCGACACGGTCGTAGGATACGAAGGCGGCGACCTCGAACACCCAACCTATAAAGAAGTTTGTACCGACCGCACCGGCCATGCGGAGGTCGTTCAAGTCACCTACGATCCATCCCGCGTCTCATACGAAACGTTGTTGGACGCCTTCTTCGCCCTGCACGATCCCACCCAGGTGAATCGCCAGGGTCCGGACTGGGGCACACAGTATCGCAGCGTCATCTTTACCCACACCAACGAGCACTTCGCCCAGGCCCGAGCCAAGATCGCCGAGCTCAGCGCCGCTGGCTCTTATCGCAAACCAATCGCAACCCAGGTTGTTCCTTCCACCAATTTTTGGAAGGCGGAAGAGTATCACCAGAGATATCTCGAAAAGCGTGGCATGGTGAGCTGCCACATCTAA
- a CDS encoding segregation and condensation protein A: protein MPAASSTGGTEPATSEASEPFALQHPPVPPPAPDPKRVAREKDKEKEEASQSPFSVTVGQVYDGPLDLLLDLIRKQNIDIYDIPIARITSQFLEYTHHLKQVDVDAAGEFIYMASLLIHIKSKTLLPRDPSDVLSGDPEDPRRELVERLLEHERFKAAAQMLLQKQQIEEATWTNSGLRNFRKDIGEAGAPTLDEDREIDADTVDLVRVFQDILLRLRERPILNVDEESVTVAQMIDYVKRRLLMEDKPISLKRLLHNTHTERALICMFLAMLELVRLQAVLLHQPDAQGDILIKKTENFDQVFTDQAQARDDWR from the coding sequence ATGCCAGCAGCTTCTTCTACCGGCGGGACGGAACCGGCGACTTCAGAGGCCAGCGAACCCTTCGCGCTCCAGCATCCGCCTGTCCCACCCCCGGCGCCTGACCCCAAGCGCGTCGCCAGGGAGAAGGACAAGGAAAAAGAGGAGGCCTCGCAGTCGCCCTTCTCCGTCACCGTCGGCCAGGTCTACGACGGTCCGCTCGATCTTCTCCTCGACCTGATCCGCAAGCAAAATATCGACATCTACGACATCCCCATCGCGCGCATTACCAGCCAGTTTCTCGAGTACACCCATCACCTCAAGCAGGTCGACGTCGACGCCGCGGGCGAGTTCATCTATATGGCCTCGCTGCTGATCCACATCAAGTCGAAGACACTGCTCCCGCGCGATCCCTCTGACGTCCTCAGCGGCGACCCCGAAGACCCGCGCCGCGAACTGGTCGAGCGGCTCCTCGAGCACGAGCGCTTCAAAGCCGCCGCCCAGATGCTCTTGCAGAAACAGCAGATCGAAGAGGCGACCTGGACGAACTCCGGCCTCAGAAACTTTCGCAAGGATATTGGTGAAGCCGGTGCTCCCACGCTCGACGAAGACCGCGAGATTGACGCCGATACGGTCGATCTGGTCCGCGTCTTTCAGGACATCCTCCTCCGTCTGCGCGAACGGCCTATCCTCAACGTTGATGAAGAGTCGGTCACGGTCGCGCAGATGATCGACTATGTCAAACGCCGTCTGTTGATGGAAGACAAGCCGATCAGCCTTAAGCGCCTGCTCCACAACACCCACACCGAGCGTGCTTTGATCTGCATGTTCCTGGCGATGTTAGAACTCGTGCGGCTGCAGGCCGTGCTGCTCCATCAGCCGGATGCGCAAGGCGACATTCTCATCAAGAAGACGGAAAACTTCGACCAGGTCTTCACCGATCAGGCTCAGGCTCGGGATGACTGGCGGTAA
- the trpS gene encoding tryptophan--tRNA ligase, producing MTEKTNDSLKSSQTSLQPSSRPRVLSGMRPTGRLHLGNYMGALYNWVQLQRQYDCYFFIADLHALTTDYADPTTLRQSIRDVALDFLSAGLDPEQSTIFIQSHVPQHAELFTLFSMFTPLPWLERVPTYKDQQEQLREKDLNTYGFLGYPLLQAADILLYQPDFVPVGQDQVAHVELTREVARRFNALYCSQPTPAIEKAREDHSDREILAAELSANTVVDGILPEPKVLLTPSPKLPGLDGRKMSKSYGNTIMLSEPETDLRAKLKTMVTDPARIRRTDPGNPDICPVFDLHKVFSTEETRAAVREGCTTAGIGCIECKGWVADAIVREIAPIQERRRALEADPGQVDAILWDGSARARQRAIQTLQHVRQAIGLE from the coding sequence ATGACTGAAAAAACCAACGACTCCTTGAAATCTTCACAGACATCTTTACAGCCATCTTCACGCCCCCGCGTCCTTAGCGGCATGCGGCCCACCGGCCGTCTCCATCTGGGCAACTACATGGGCGCGCTCTACAACTGGGTCCAGCTCCAGCGCCAGTACGACTGCTACTTCTTCATCGCCGACCTCCACGCTCTCACCACCGACTACGCCGACCCGACTACCCTCCGTCAAAGCATTCGCGACGTGGCGCTCGACTTTTTGTCCGCCGGTCTTGACCCGGAGCAGAGCACCATCTTCATCCAGTCCCATGTTCCCCAGCACGCCGAGCTGTTCACGCTCTTCAGCATGTTCACGCCGCTGCCCTGGCTCGAGCGCGTCCCTACCTATAAGGACCAGCAGGAGCAGCTCCGCGAGAAGGACCTGAACACCTACGGTTTCCTTGGCTATCCCCTGCTTCAGGCCGCCGATATCCTCCTCTACCAGCCCGACTTTGTCCCCGTCGGACAGGATCAGGTCGCGCACGTGGAGTTGACCCGCGAGGTTGCCCGCCGCTTCAACGCGCTTTACTGCTCGCAGCCAACCCCCGCCATCGAGAAGGCTCGCGAAGACCACTCCGACCGGGAGATTCTCGCCGCTGAGCTCTCCGCCAACACCGTCGTAGACGGCATCCTGCCCGAGCCGAAGGTTTTGCTGACCCCGTCGCCCAAGCTCCCTGGTCTCGATGGCCGCAAGATGTCCAAGAGCTACGGAAACACCATCATGCTCTCCGAGCCTGAGACCGATCTCCGGGCCAAGCTGAAGACCATGGTCACCGACCCGGCGCGCATCCGCCGCACCGACCCTGGCAATCCAGACATCTGCCCCGTCTTCGACCTGCACAAGGTCTTCTCCACGGAGGAGACGCGGGCTGCGGTTCGCGAGGGCTGCACGACGGCAGGCATCGGCTGCATCGAGTGCAAGGGCTGGGTTGCAGATGCGATCGTCCGCGAGATCGCCCCGATCCAGGAGCGCCGGCGCGCCCTCGAAGCCGACCCCGGCCAGGTCGACGCCATCTTGTGGGATGGATCCGCCCGCGCCCGCCAACGCGCCATCCAGACCCTGCAGCACGTCCGGCAGGCTATCGGCCTCGAGTAA
- the scpB gene encoding SMC-Scp complex subunit ScpB, whose protein sequence is MSLKAKIEAVIYASEEPVTLAQLAGLLGHEAQAELDHLDSAQHSLALDDAAGSSLEPRSLDEDDLNSEVLTGAAANQVEFHAQAEPDAEAQPQGEELDARHAEELHRHLHEAAAQEAAHARALREHAAADAAAMSTADDLDADLEANQEAPAKAGLPADAVSEAEATEASAATEQGTDPSAESASANKDDKKLAREAREKDRRLREYFRIILDQLIADYATSERGLEIREVAGGYRLATKPEYHDAVRGFVKSLKPPLKLSLQALETLAVVAYKQPVTAPEVSEIRGVDSGGVLGSLMTRKLVATAGRKQVIGRPILYKTTRDFLLRFGLKDINELPSIEEFEKMAGELAEQEEIPMEHHAPESAGDLEPEKNQTEPQADGDSGRGNDSNGNNGSNDGGENSETAGEEAIVDGRLSGLPPNYDTDQTVDGEDSPALDAEIQSEQRHHSEEG, encoded by the coding sequence ATGAGCCTTAAAGCAAAGATCGAAGCCGTCATCTACGCCTCAGAAGAACCAGTAACGCTGGCCCAGCTGGCCGGTCTCCTCGGCCATGAAGCCCAGGCCGAGCTGGACCACCTCGACTCCGCGCAGCACTCTCTGGCGCTCGACGACGCAGCCGGCTCCTCGCTTGAGCCGCGCTCTCTGGACGAAGACGATCTCAACAGCGAGGTCCTCACTGGAGCCGCCGCGAACCAGGTTGAGTTTCATGCTCAAGCAGAGCCTGACGCCGAAGCGCAACCGCAGGGGGAGGAACTCGACGCACGTCACGCTGAAGAGCTCCATCGCCATCTGCACGAGGCTGCCGCACAGGAAGCAGCCCATGCCCGCGCCCTTCGCGAGCACGCCGCAGCCGATGCCGCCGCCATGAGCACCGCTGACGATCTGGACGCCGACTTGGAAGCCAACCAAGAAGCTCCAGCCAAGGCCGGCCTTCCCGCAGACGCGGTCTCAGAAGCCGAGGCCACCGAAGCATCCGCCGCAACCGAGCAGGGAACCGACCCCTCTGCCGAATCAGCGTCCGCGAACAAGGACGACAAAAAGCTTGCCCGCGAAGCCAGGGAGAAGGACCGTCGCCTCCGCGAATACTTCCGCATCATCCTCGACCAGCTCATCGCCGACTACGCCACCTCCGAACGTGGCCTGGAGATTCGTGAGGTCGCCGGTGGCTACCGCCTTGCCACCAAGCCCGAGTACCACGACGCCGTCCGCGGCTTCGTCAAATCCCTCAAGCCACCCCTGAAGCTCTCTCTCCAGGCCCTCGAAACCCTTGCCGTCGTCGCCTATAAGCAGCCCGTCACCGCCCCCGAGGTCTCTGAGATTCGCGGTGTGGACTCCGGAGGCGTCCTCGGCTCCCTGATGACCCGCAAACTGGTTGCCACCGCCGGCCGCAAACAGGTCATCGGCCGCCCCATCCTCTACAAGACCACCCGCGACTTCCTCCTCCGTTTCGGCCTCAAAGACATCAACGAGCTTCCCAGCATCGAAGAGTTTGAGAAGATGGCCGGCGAGCTGGCCGAACAGGAGGAGATTCCCATGGAACACCACGCACCCGAGTCCGCAGGCGACCTCGAACCCGAGAAGAACCAGACCGAACCCCAGGCCGATGGCGACAGCGGACGAGGCAACGACAGCAATGGAAACAACGGAAGCAATGACGGCGGTGAGAACAGCGAGACCGCAGGCGAAGAGGCCATCGTCGACGGCCGGCTCTCCGGTCTGCCGCCGAACTACGACACCGACCAGACCGTCGACGGCGAAGACTCTCCCGCCCTCGACGCCGAGATCCAGAGCGAACAACGCCACCACTCAGAGGAGGGCTGA
- a CDS encoding SIMPL domain-containing protein has product MNALRLTPFVLCATFLAMTAPAQTIQVSKENRTIAITATDKVLVLADVATLHIGFIAYGPDNDSAYAAGSRTSNAVIKAITSAGVPNDSIESENQNVSPVQEYQVDKLTPAEKAQRKFQVTQSWTVRTNANDAAKVLDLAVKAGANQSGQIDWSLKDENAPQSEAATKALQRARTVAEEMAKGLNAKLGTLLYASNETQAEPPRPLMRAMAAAPMAKTDVAPLAINPRQIEKTATVYAVFAIE; this is encoded by the coding sequence ATGAACGCCCTTCGCCTCACTCCGTTTGTCCTCTGTGCTACCTTTCTGGCCATGACGGCACCCGCTCAAACCATTCAAGTCAGCAAGGAAAACCGCACCATTGCGATCACAGCCACCGACAAGGTCCTTGTCCTCGCCGACGTCGCGACCCTCCACATCGGCTTCATCGCCTACGGCCCGGACAACGACTCTGCCTACGCCGCCGGCTCCCGCACCTCCAACGCCGTAATAAAGGCGATCACTTCCGCCGGAGTCCCCAACGACTCTATCGAGAGCGAAAACCAGAACGTCTCGCCGGTGCAGGAGTACCAGGTCGACAAACTCACCCCAGCCGAGAAGGCCCAGCGCAAGTTCCAGGTCACGCAGAGCTGGACGGTCCGGACCAACGCCAACGACGCCGCCAAAGTCCTCGATCTCGCCGTCAAAGCCGGGGCTAATCAATCCGGACAGATCGACTGGAGCCTCAAGGATGAGAACGCCCCGCAGTCCGAAGCCGCCACCAAAGCGCTCCAGCGAGCGCGCACCGTCGCTGAAGAGATGGCGAAGGGCCTGAATGCGAAGCTTGGCACACTTCTCTACGCCAGCAACGAAACCCAGGCTGAACCGCCGCGTCCGCTCATGCGAGCAATGGCTGCTGCTCCAATGGCCAAGACCGACGTAGCACCTTTGGCCATCAACCCCCGGCAGATAGAAAAAACCGCAACCGTCTATGCCGTCTTCGCCATAGAATAG
- a CDS encoding PEP-CTERM sorting domain-containing protein has protein sequence MKRPAHWLHASAALLVAATIFVCPKPAAADTYTIFDLGNANGRGIYGIDAGGDVVVSQTYGCGLASFTCYVTYVDGVAGTPSSSLPDMVYDDGTPCSSTPSGFDALKNVCNQGVVGLGTVYNPNGSKNGTYIGSGNNMQFLSGGSADQAFLNSVGDFAWTDGQGEEIFEAIDTSATAVSPIPEPGSLLLVGTGLLWFTAAVRRRANR, from the coding sequence ATGAAACGTCCTGCACACTGGCTTCATGCCTCGGCCGCCCTTCTCGTAGCAGCCACGATTTTTGTCTGCCCAAAACCGGCAGCCGCGGATACTTACACGATCTTCGATCTGGGCAATGCCAACGGCCGGGGCATCTATGGCATCGATGCCGGTGGAGATGTGGTGGTCTCCCAGACCTATGGGTGCGGCCTCGCGAGCTTTACCTGTTACGTGACCTATGTGGACGGCGTAGCAGGAACCCCGAGCTCCTCTCTCCCGGACATGGTCTATGACGATGGCACACCGTGCAGTTCGACCCCGTCGGGCTTTGACGCCTTAAAGAACGTCTGTAACCAGGGCGTGGTTGGACTGGGAACGGTATACAACCCGAATGGCAGCAAAAACGGGACCTACATCGGATCAGGAAATAATATGCAATTTCTTAGCGGCGGTTCGGCTGACCAGGCGTTTCTCAACTCTGTGGGAGACTTCGCCTGGACTGATGGACAGGGTGAAGAGATCTTCGAGGCGATTGATACCTCTGCTACAGCGGTTTCACCAATCCCTGAGCCCGGAAGCCTGTTGCTGGTAGGGACTGGTCTGCTATGGTTCACCGCTGCTGTTCGTCGCCGGGCGAATCGCTAA
- a CDS encoding pseudouridine synthase has protein sequence MTKSPSAAKPDANSKSNEEPKGDRLQKILAQAGIASRRKAEEIILEGRVQVNGVIVNTLGTRHDALKDHIRVDGKLLHGPEQQRYYMLNKPRGYVTTLDDPEKRPTVMQLMAKQKSGPHGDNVRLYPVGRLDYLSEGLILMTNDGNLANALSKAAAGVEKTYLVKISGTPPASGLQQIRSGIMIDRGRLDEVRSGRRDRIITSPAKVELVRGGDNPWYELTLIEGRNRQIRKMFEEIGHHVEKIRRIGYGALRLDVPPGEFRELTLGEVMALDRAAKGKKVVPKKKTPEFAQLKSPAKKKFTKPRRQPTGSKSASRPRRPN, from the coding sequence ATGACGAAGTCCCCCTCCGCTGCAAAGCCCGACGCCAACTCCAAATCCAACGAAGAACCCAAAGGCGACCGCCTTCAGAAGATCCTCGCGCAGGCGGGAATCGCCAGCCGACGCAAAGCCGAGGAGATCATCCTTGAAGGCCGGGTGCAGGTCAACGGTGTCATCGTCAACACTCTTGGCACCCGCCACGACGCACTCAAAGATCACATCCGCGTAGATGGCAAGCTTCTCCACGGTCCCGAGCAGCAGCGCTACTATATGCTCAACAAGCCTCGTGGCTACGTCACCACGCTCGACGATCCTGAGAAGCGCCCGACCGTCATGCAGTTGATGGCCAAGCAGAAGTCCGGCCCCCATGGCGACAACGTTCGCCTCTACCCCGTAGGCCGTCTCGACTATCTCAGCGAGGGCCTCATCCTGATGACCAACGATGGCAACCTGGCCAACGCGCTCTCAAAGGCCGCAGCCGGAGTAGAGAAGACTTACCTCGTAAAGATCAGTGGCACGCCACCTGCGTCCGGCCTCCAGCAGATCCGCAGCGGCATCATGATCGACCGCGGTCGTCTCGACGAGGTCCGCAGCGGCCGTCGCGACCGCATCATCACCTCGCCTGCAAAAGTCGAACTCGTTCGCGGCGGCGACAACCCCTGGTATGAGCTTACTCTCATCGAAGGTCGCAATCGCCAGATCAGAAAGATGTTTGAAGAGATCGGCCACCACGTCGAAAAGATCCGCCGCATCGGCTACGGTGCGCTACGCCTCGACGTCCCGCCAGGCGAGTTCCGCGAGCTCACACTCGGCGAAGTGATGGCACTCGACCGCGCGGCGAAGGGCAAGAAGGTTGTCCCGAAAAAGAAGACGCCCGAGTTTGCGCAGCTTAAATCTCCTGCCAAGAAAAAGTTTACCAAGCCGCGCCGACAGCCCACCGGCAGCAAGTCCGCAAGTCGTCCGCGTCGTCCAAATTAG
- a CDS encoding inorganic phosphate transporter — protein MATPVIHPTGSLLDQKMGKSSPGKIGGIIFGVLLIGGLGYIANRLYSDLLPVHEGSIFPYLLLGLALFIALGFEFVNGFHDTANAVATVIYTHALEPHVAVVWSGLWNFIGVLTSSGAVAFAIISLLPVELILKVSKGSGFAMVFALLIAAILWNLATWWKGLPASSSHTMIGSIIGVGVANQLMHGTSGVSGVDWEQVTKVFKALLISPLVGFGCAALVFLLLKALLKDPRLYKAPEGAAPPPFYIRALLVLTCTGVSFAHGSNDGQKGMGLIMLILVGTVPTAYALNHTVGVNQVQTFAAVSQQVIGAIGNYIDPNTTVADSGPELEAFVSSHKFSPHTMLALQEMVGDIRNEATQYKSLGAVPSNMQANVRNQMYLTSETLRLMPKYGPKVSDADQKIFKNYKGLLDNSTKFIPPWVKVAVALALGLGTMIGWKRIVVTVGEKIGKTHLTYAQGLSAELVAMLTILAADQYGLPVSTTHVLSSGVAGTMAANKSGLQMSTLRDIALAWVFTLPVAALLSGCLFWLFNTVTK, from the coding sequence ATGGCCACTCCTGTAATACACCCCACCGGATCGTTACTCGACCAGAAGATGGGAAAGTCGTCCCCCGGCAAGATAGGCGGCATTATCTTCGGCGTCCTGCTGATCGGCGGTCTCGGCTACATCGCCAACCGTCTTTACTCCGATCTGCTGCCCGTTCACGAGGGCTCGATCTTCCCCTACCTGCTCCTCGGTCTGGCGTTGTTCATCGCGCTCGGCTTTGAGTTCGTGAATGGCTTCCACGACACTGCCAACGCGGTCGCGACCGTCATCTACACCCACGCGCTTGAACCCCATGTCGCGGTGGTCTGGTCGGGCCTGTGGAACTTCATCGGTGTGCTCACCAGCTCCGGCGCCGTGGCCTTTGCGATCATCTCCCTGCTGCCGGTCGAGCTGATCCTGAAGGTGAGCAAAGGTTCAGGTTTTGCGATGGTCTTCGCGCTGCTGATCGCGGCTATCCTCTGGAATCTGGCCACCTGGTGGAAGGGTCTGCCTGCGTCGAGCTCTCACACCATGATCGGTTCGATCATCGGGGTCGGTGTCGCCAACCAGCTGATGCACGGCACCAGCGGTGTCAGCGGCGTGGATTGGGAGCAGGTCACCAAGGTCTTCAAGGCGCTGCTGATCTCTCCGCTGGTCGGCTTCGGCTGCGCGGCTCTGGTCTTCCTGCTGCTCAAAGCGCTGTTGAAGGATCCGCGGCTCTACAAAGCACCGGAGGGAGCTGCTCCTCCGCCGTTCTACATCCGCGCGCTGCTGGTGCTCACCTGCACCGGCGTCAGCTTTGCTCACGGCTCCAACGACGGCCAGAAGGGCATGGGTCTCATCATGCTGATCCTGGTCGGAACGGTTCCGACGGCCTACGCTCTGAATCACACCGTCGGTGTCAACCAGGTTCAGACCTTCGCGGCGGTCTCGCAGCAGGTAATCGGAGCGATCGGCAACTATATTGATCCGAACACCACGGTGGCCGACAGCGGTCCCGAACTCGAGGCCTTCGTCAGTAGCCACAAGTTCTCCCCGCACACCATGCTTGCGCTGCAGGAGATGGTCGGCGATATCCGCAATGAGGCGACGCAGTACAAGTCGCTCGGCGCTGTGCCGTCGAACATGCAGGCCAACGTTCGCAACCAGATGTATCTCACCAGCGAGACGCTGCGCCTGATGCCGAAGTACGGCCCCAAGGTTAGCGATGCGGATCAAAAGATCTTCAAGAACTACAAGGGCCTGCTGGACAACTCGACCAAGTTCATTCCGCCGTGGGTGAAGGTCGCGGTTGCCCTCGCGCTTGGCCTGGGAACCATGATCGGCTGGAAGCGCATCGTCGTCACCGTTGGGGAAAAGATCGGCAAGACTCATCTGACCTATGCGCAGGGGCTCTCCGCCGAACTGGTTGCCATGCTGACCATTCTTGCCGCCGACCAGTACGGTCTGCCGGTCAGCACAACGCATGTGCTCTCTTCGGGCGTGGCGGGTACAATGGCTGCGAACAAGAGCGGCCTCCAGATGTCCACCCTGCGCGACATCGCTCTGGCCTGGGTCTTCACCCTGCCGGTTGCGGCGCTGCTCTCGGGCTGCCTCTTCTGGCTCTTCAACACGGTCACAAAATAA
- the moaA gene encoding GTP 3',8-cyclase MoaA: MINDGNTAILELEEQAFQVPARLRDKFGRCITDLRVSVTDRCNYKCVYCRTGNEGAQFAELPIEDYLRMVRVFVSLGVEKVRLTGGEPLLRSGLIEMVRELSEMRTAFLPDGSPAGNQGDPLDIALTTNGHLLKGLAQPLKDAGLNRVTVSMDAVDAETFGAITRVPQSYERVLAGVREAQSVGLGPVKVNCVLLRGFNDGQIEQFAEFSRREGVIVRFIEWMPLEEDRSWKRESVVSLDEIVERLNAYRPLVEMAPHAASETAKRFTFDDGLGEIGIIAPVSRPFCGHCSRVRLTSDGKIRTCLFSQSDHDLYGEMVRGGTDEELAAYIRRIVMRKEARHHIGEPGFEKPSRSMVHIGG; the protein is encoded by the coding sequence ATGATTAACGATGGAAATACCGCGATTCTGGAGCTGGAAGAGCAGGCGTTTCAGGTTCCGGCCAGACTGCGAGACAAGTTTGGCAGGTGCATTACCGACCTGCGTGTCTCGGTGACTGACCGCTGCAACTACAAGTGCGTCTATTGCCGGACTGGTAATGAAGGAGCCCAATTCGCCGAACTTCCGATTGAAGACTATCTGAGGATGGTGCGGGTCTTCGTCTCACTGGGAGTGGAGAAGGTGAGGCTGACCGGAGGGGAACCTCTACTGCGGTCGGGCCTGATCGAGATGGTTCGCGAGCTGTCCGAGATGCGGACGGCATTTCTACCCGATGGAAGCCCGGCAGGCAATCAGGGTGATCCGTTGGATATCGCCCTTACCACGAACGGTCATCTGCTGAAGGGACTTGCTCAGCCGCTGAAGGATGCAGGGCTGAATCGTGTCACGGTCAGCATGGATGCGGTGGATGCGGAGACGTTCGGTGCGATCACACGCGTTCCGCAGAGCTATGAAAGGGTGCTGGCGGGAGTTCGTGAGGCTCAATCGGTGGGGCTGGGACCGGTGAAGGTGAACTGCGTGCTGCTGCGCGGGTTCAACGATGGACAGATTGAGCAGTTCGCGGAGTTCTCGCGGCGTGAGGGAGTGATCGTTCGGTTCATCGAATGGATGCCTCTGGAAGAAGACCGAAGCTGGAAGAGGGAGTCTGTCGTCTCATTGGACGAGATCGTGGAGCGGCTGAATGCGTACCGCCCCCTGGTGGAGATGGCTCCGCACGCAGCCAGCGAAACAGCGAAGCGGTTCACCTTTGATGATGGGCTGGGAGAGATCGGGATTATTGCGCCGGTGTCGCGTCCATTCTGCGGGCACTGTAGCCGAGTGAGGCTGACCTCGGATGGGAAGATACGGACTTGTCTGTTTTCGCAGAGCGACCACGACCTCTATGGCGAGATGGTGCGAGGCGGAACGGATGAGGAGCTGGCTGCGTATATTCGCAGGATCGTGATGCGGAAGGAAGCGCGCCATCACATTGGCGAACCGGGTTTTGAAAAGCCATCGCGAAGTATGGTTCATATCGGTGGGTGA
- a CDS encoding acyltransferase, protein MPIHTYRELKPTPEAEALYRRWLAKLNDEFTRQQSVERRSEVVRDELYQIYFGRPHGGHIKAVLNSELAMYCLSESFDPRNITLEPEYYGDIDAEQYAIRKPLIWFWQMFDRSPLGLNHWLGFRFRCMLGRHIFRHLGKHVKIFHNVEFTYGYNLTIEDSCTIHKNVLLDDRGEIILHEGTSVSDYANIYSHTHDINNQSNITNKVTELGPRARVTYHATVLAGANIGEDGMLGAMALATKPVPQETVSVGIPAKAKTRKQATQLAAETL, encoded by the coding sequence ATGCCAATCCACACCTACCGCGAACTCAAACCCACTCCCGAAGCTGAGGCCCTCTATCGCCGCTGGCTCGCCAAGCTCAACGACGAGTTTACCCGGCAGCAGTCGGTCGAACGCCGCTCTGAGGTCGTCCGCGACGAGCTCTACCAGATCTACTTCGGCCGCCCCCACGGCGGACATATCAAAGCAGTCCTCAACAGCGAACTCGCCATGTACTGCCTCTCCGAGAGCTTCGATCCCCGCAACATCACGCTCGAACCCGAGTACTACGGCGACATCGACGCCGAGCAGTACGCTATCCGCAAGCCGCTCATCTGGTTCTGGCAGATGTTCGACCGCTCCCCCCTCGGCCTCAACCACTGGCTCGGCTTCCGCTTCCGCTGCATGCTTGGCCGCCACATCTTCCGGCACCTCGGCAAGCACGTCAAAATCTTTCACAATGTCGAGTTCACCTACGGCTACAACCTCACCATCGAAGACTCCTGCACCATCCACAAGAACGTTCTGCTCGACGACCGCGGCGAGATCATCCTGCATGAGGGCACCAGCGTCTCCGACTACGCCAATATCTACTCGCACACCCACGACATCAACAATCAATCGAACATCACCAATAAGGTGACCGAACTCGGCCCCCGCGCCCGTGTTACCTATCACGCCACCGTCCTCGCCGGAGCCAACATTGGCGAAGACGGCATGCTCGGAGCCATGGCGCTCGCGACCAAACCCGTGCCACAGGAGACCGTCTCGGTTGGCATCCCTGCCAAGGCAAAGACCCGCAAGCAGGCTACCCAACTCGCCGCCGAAACGCTTTAG